AATTACAtttgttaaattaaaagttattaaaaggtATTCCCAGCACCACAAAAACCTTACATGACATGGTATAGCAGTAATACAGTTTGTGCACACACAACATGTCAGTAACATATGTGCATTTTCTTATATAAACTGTACTTTATTCACATCCCACACTACCAGTAATTAAAACAACTGCCACATAAAAGCAGAAGTTGTCTTTgcataacatttttgtattattgaTGAATAGTACTAGTAAATTTAGTTAAGAAACTTCTGGTTAAAACTCGACCTGAAAGAAAACAAGGAAACGATGGTAGTGTACCCCTTGCATAATAAAAAGACTTGCTCTGTAATTTACCTCACCTGGAAATGTCTAcaattgttgccaactgaaacacggaaaatatacaaataaagtgCATATAACAGCCAGAACATAGATTTAAAGAGCACGCAGCATTTTGTCTGTGCATAGATGTATGTATAAGGTTTTAAATGGTGAATATGTGCAAAAATTCAAGTCTCAAAATTCACTACAAATAAACATACCAGTAAATGGACCACTAGTTTCTTCAAAAACTGTCAGTAAAGGTGTTAAATATGAGatctaataataatttttaatttatttattaaatcaaatttggATACTTACCATCTCTCAATCTATGAGTGAAGCCTAAACCAATCTGGCTGGAGTTATTTATTTTGGCCTGAAAAATTAACATGTACAAATTACTACTATTCCTCAATATCATAATAAGTTACTATCATTACAGTCTAAGCCACAAATAAATAATTCCAAAAATTGTTCAATAATACTATGAAAAGCTACATTTTGTATAATACTTCAAAATAATTACATGAGAACTGATATACAACTGGTCAACTGgccaaaattatcaaatattttagcaCCAATGAAATGTCTTCCCTCTTCTGAGGAACATATCTGCTTCTCTAGTTTAAGTTCACATTTTAAATtaccttttaattatttataacctTTTAAGTGAAACGTTTCTAAATTATGTCTGATACATCTAAGAAACTACTCATGTATCTGTCAAAAATACACCATTTTCCAGTCTATAAAAAAAAAGGctaaaaacaaatcaattaaaaTTGTGCATGTTAAAatgcagtaaaaatatattaataatacttatcaaAAGCCCTTTAATGATTTAAAAGTGCTCTGGATTGTAATATGCATAAGTATGTTAACCAAGAAGCTACAAAAACCTTaagatgaacaaaatatattttattttttggctagaaaataacaacaaagttcCAAAGCTGGAATTCaatgattttttctttattacaaaatcactgctaaaattacaaaaacttaaaTCAACACATCTTCTAAGTCTTCTAGCTTAATATAACTGGCAATCACTATTCACTTACCCCATCAAAAAGAAAGCGGATAGAAAACTTAACAGCCACAAATACAATAAAGTCTGCTATGTTACACTGAACATTTGCTTATGAAGGCTATTAAGAGTAAAAATGACCACTAATCAGGTAATCTACCTGGGTCACTGTATAACAAACTGTAAAACACTGCAAGTTATAAGTCATTAATGTATTTGTAAAAGGAAGTGTAAAAAGCTACATTTACCTTATTATAAATCTATACATTCAATAAAAAGTTCAAACTTACTCTCAAAGAAGTATTGTTATCCATTTTATAGACGCAGCCCATACCAATCATTGTTACGTTACTTCCAGCATTCCACGCAAGCTGGACGGCAGTTTCCAATTTGTCATTGACTTTTTGATATACAGAGCCACCAAACTCCTGTCCATCATTCCTTCACAGTAAAATACAAgattaacatttttaacaaaattacacaTGCACGATACttgtaaaatcataaaatttattttaaaatataaagtgttcaTTCTTCAAACACTTTAGCTTATTGCCACTTACAATTGCTGCACATTCAACTTCCTTCAGTTTAACAGTTTCTCAAACTGTTGAGAATGTACCCTTTGGGGTACTCTATAATCATCATAGAggaacataaaacaaaaagagGAAAACGGAATAAAccaaaaaaaagacagaaaaactTCTTGATCACCATTCAAAAATGTTAACTAcgattcattaaaaaatatagttttagtaCCAAAATCACATGGGAGTATATAAACTTGGAAGAAATTAGAGAGAAATACACTACACAATCCAATTTTTCTGAAATTCAATGATTGTTCCCTTATCTCTTCTAATTCACATATAAAAATTGAAGATTAATTTCAGTGTATTAACaccatactttaaaacaaaaactatgctTAATGTACATATAATGATCATAtctacatgttaaacatgtattttacaaCACAAATCTTTAAACTTACTTTGATTCCAGTAGTTTATACATTCtgctattttgttgtttaatctACAAATGTTAGTTTCAACATCAAAAAATCCTTTTTTTCCCACAGGTACTTATTAAACCAAACAGgttttcactaaaatattatagattgggtttaataaacaacagaaaatgaCATGTTTTATCAATAGACATGGTTTACCTTCAAGACTTCTCAATATGTCTCATCAGGCTTATGTTCTACATTAGGTACTCATTTAACCATTATgctgaaaaaaaatcacttacacaaaatatttaacattaaataatagaACAACACACTGCTAAAAGTTTCAATTCATTAAATTACCAAATAAagcaatataaaaacaatttaataaagcTTACAATTTATTAAGATAAAGTTTTACCTCtagaataattcattttaaacttCTCTTAAAATAAACCAGCACTCATATTACATCATGCTAATACATATAACAAACATATGGAAGGCTATCTTCAAgatgacaaacaaataaaatgcttACACATTAGTGTGAAGTACAAAATCCTTTGCAGAGTACCCTAAGGCAAAGTTGGATTTTGTGAGTTTGCTCTTTGCCGTGTCAAAAGATAACTGTGCACCAGCCAACCACCCCTGGTAACTAAAGCAATAGAAGCAATGACTATCAAAAATGGTGCATgctgtatatacataaaaacaactaGCATTAATTAACActtgaaaaatttaatataaggAATGACCATCAGCCAAAAGCAGTTATATGACATATCTTGtatgaatatcaaacatgttACATCCCTGAAAACTTAAGAGCTTTATTTTTTcctcaaaacaaaaaaagaaaaacagtttgaaaCACATACCAATATTGTACAAAATTcaagtagaatttttttttacttgttaacaGTTACCTATACAAGTTCATTGTTACTAGATAGTATGTCCACTTACTGAAGCACAGCTGCACTATGTACCACAGGTCCACCAAGACTTAAATCCATATCTGTATTAAAATGAAGATGGTCCATTTtgtatgctgttttcactgtgcCAGACTTCTTTCtgttgggaaaaaaaaacatcagttcATTTAATCAAAATGGTATGTTTTATCCAAGTTAGCATATAATCACAACACtaagtaaaaacacaaaaaacatgttTACATAATTTTAGCTTATCTGGACCCAGAAAATGTGAATAGGCAAATTTGGTTAT
This genomic window from Tachypleus tridentatus isolate NWPU-2018 chromosome 10, ASM421037v1, whole genome shotgun sequence contains:
- the LOC143229511 gene encoding non-selective voltage-gated ion channel VDAC2-like, whose translation is MAPPCYADLGKNARDIFSKNYHIGLVKLECKTKTQSDVEFTVNGTSNNDTGRVNGSLETKYKFCDFGLTLKEKWNTDNTLATEAVLEDQLVKGLKLSLDTTFSPQTGKKSGTVKTAYKMDHLHFNTDMDLSLGGPVVHSAAVLHYQGWLAGAQLSFDTAKSKLTKSNFALGYSAKDFVLHTNVNDGQEFGGSVYQKVNDKLETAVQLAWNAGSNVTMIGMGCVYKMDNNTSLRAKINNSSQIGLGFTHRLRDGVQLNLSSLIDGKNFNQGGHKLGLGLDLEA